The following are encoded together in the Anopheles nili chromosome 3, idAnoNiliSN_F5_01, whole genome shotgun sequence genome:
- the LOC128722498 gene encoding uncharacterized protein LOC128722498, which translates to MDLLKKFMGLDGRKDDDDDNRKKKATLKDEFRKPIWVEEDDSDDELFDNRKLYGMQMFTNPFEMQKHFEQQMQDMWKSFEEFDETGRAFDRDMKLDFLKAGYDEPTRHADKQMKPQNSDLDGEIYADQLHTLLHRITPELKDMLPMQRNEFIANGPNRAPAGNRKLTDEQKVMNLIHGITEHKGQSSGSIAKPMKRNDTGMSQRLHEGGMFRGPRIFGQSIISQTIRRPDGSYETRRTVRDSEGNTETTVTLAMADGRKETVTTYDEGGSFGGQDQRAVGPAPGGSLFGMKKGGGGGRLDGPIGALLAMDGLFGLNSNGYVLPKNLW; encoded by the exons ATGGACctattaaaaaaattcatgGGCTTAGATGGCCgtaaggacgacgacgacgataacAG gaagaaaaaagcgaccCTCAAGGACGAGTTCCGCAAGCCCATctgggtggaggaggacgacAGCGATGACGAGCTGTTCGATAATCGCAAACTCTACGGCATGCAAATGTTCACCAACCCGTTCGAAATGCAGAAGCACTTCGAGCAGCAAATGCAGGATATGTGGAAATCGTTCGAGGAATTCGATG AAACTGGAAGGGCGTTTGATCGCGACATGAAGCTCGACTTCCTGAAGGCCGGCTACGATGAACCGACCCGCCATGCTGACAAGCAGATGAAGCCGCAAAATTCCGACCTGGATGGAGA GATCTACGCTGACCAGCTGCACACGCTGCTGCATCGCATCACGCCGGAACTGAAGGACATGTTGCCGATGCAGCGTAACGAGTTTATTGCCAACGGGCCAAATCGGGCTCCCGCTGGAAATCGCAAATTGACCGACGAACAGAAGGTGATGAATCTGATCCACGGCATCACCGAGCACAAGGGCCAATCGTCGGGTTCCATCGCGAAACCGATGAAACGCAACGATACCGGGATGTCGCAGCGTTTGCACGAGGGAGGAATGTTCCGTGGACCGCGTATTTTCGGTCAGAGCATCATCTCGCAAACGATTCGTCGTCCTGATGGA TCCTACGAAACGCGCCGTACCGTGCGTGACTCCGAGGGTAACACCGAGACGACCGTCACCCTTGCCATGGCGGACGGGCGTAAAGAAACGGTTACCACGTACGACGAAGGTGGCAGCTTCGGTGGCCAGGATCAGCGTGCCGTAGGCCCAGCACCGGGTGGGTCGTTGTTCGGAATGAAAAAAGGCGGCGGGGGAGGAAGACTCGACGGTCCGATCGGGGCCCTGCTGGCCATGGACGGCCTGTTTGGGCTCAACAGCAATGGTTACGTGCTACCGAAGAACCTCTGGTGA
- the LOC128725559 gene encoding probable NADH dehydrogenase [ubiquinone] iron-sulfur protein 6, mitochondrial, translating to MAARMVLSPARRLASLVGPRSISTQVLASQWATIKDEITHTGQYYEVDDYRNARFVNATKVVNPSWAIKLIDETPIVKCEERVVCCDGGTDPALGHPKVYINLDKPGAHSCGYCGLRFEKVDHHHH from the exons GGCTGGCGAGTTTGGTCGGCCCTCGTTCCATTAGCACACAAGTTCTGGCCTCCCAGTGGGCCACCATCAAGGACGAAATTACACACACTGGCCAG TACTACGAGGTGGATGACTACCGAAATGCACGTTTCGTGAACGCCACCAAGGTGGTGAACCCCAGCTGGGCCATCAAGCTGATTGACGAAACACCGATCGTGAAGTGTGAGGAACGCGTTGTATGCTGCGACGGCGGAACCGATCCTGCCCTAGGTCATCCCAAAGTGTACATCAATTTG GATAAACCCGGTGCTCATTCCTGCGGATATTGTGGCCTGCGGTTTGAGAAGGttgaccatcatcatcactaa